A part of Aegilops tauschii subsp. strangulata cultivar AL8/78 chromosome 2, Aet v6.0, whole genome shotgun sequence genomic DNA contains:
- the LOC109771607 gene encoding uncharacterized protein, producing MASGGGKATASSWAAAMSVGAGTVEALKDRHAGLCRWNQHAPPFVFQQRAGTSAACGKGKAATTAGGAAMRRKARQEQEEELRTVMYLSNWGPNN from the coding sequence ATGGCGAGTGGTGGCGGCAAGGCGACGGCCTCGTCGTGGGCGGCGGCGATGAGCGTGGGCGCGGGCACGGTTGAGGCGCTCAAGGACCGGCATGCCGGGCTGTGCCGCTGGAACCAACACGCACCCCCGTTCGTGTTCCAGCAGCGCGCCGGCACCTCGGCCGCCTGCGGCAAGGGCAAGGCGGCGACCACTGCCGGTGGGGCGGCGATGAGGAGGAAGGCGAGGCAGGAGCAGGAAGAGGAGCTTCGGACGGTGATGTACCTCAGCAACTGGGGACCCAACAACTAA